Proteins encoded within one genomic window of Brenneria nigrifluens DSM 30175 = ATCC 13028:
- the glpK gene encoding glycerol kinase GlpK → MTPEKKYIVALDQGTTSSRAVVLDHDANIVSVSQREFSQIYPKAGWVEHDPMEIWASQSSTLVEVLAKADINSDEVAGIGITNQRETAIVWEKDTGKPIYNAIVWQCRRTAEICEKLKKDGLEQYIRDTTGLVIDPYFSGTKVKWILDHVEGSRERAQRGELLFGTVDTWLIWKMTQGRVHVTDYTNASRTMLFNIHTLEWDERMLQALDIPRAMLPEVRASSEIYGQTNIGGKGGTRIPIAGIAGDQQAALYGQLCVQPGMAKNTYGTGCFLLMNTGTEAVLSKHGLLTTIACGPRGEVNYALEGSVFVGGASIQWLRDELKLIGESMDSEYFATKVKDTNGVYVVPAFTGLGAPYWDPYARGAIFGLTRGVNANHIIRATLESIAYQTRDVLDAMQADADTRLKALRVDGGAVANNFLMQFQSDILGTRVERPEVREVTALGAAFLAGLATGFWNDLDEVKSKATIEREFRPSIETVERNFRYKGWQKAVARAREWEEHDE, encoded by the coding sequence ATGACCCCGGAAAAAAAGTACATAGTCGCTCTCGATCAGGGCACCACCAGCTCCCGCGCCGTAGTACTGGATCACGATGCCAACATCGTCAGCGTTTCACAGCGCGAGTTCAGCCAAATTTATCCGAAAGCGGGTTGGGTAGAACACGACCCGATGGAAATCTGGGCTTCGCAAAGCTCCACGCTGGTGGAAGTGCTGGCCAAAGCCGATATCAATTCCGACGAAGTCGCGGGCATCGGCATCACCAACCAGCGCGAAACCGCCATCGTGTGGGAGAAAGACACCGGCAAACCGATTTACAACGCCATTGTCTGGCAGTGCCGCCGCACGGCGGAGATCTGCGAAAAGCTGAAGAAAGACGGCCTGGAGCAGTATATCCGCGACACCACCGGCTTGGTGATCGACCCCTATTTCTCCGGCACCAAGGTGAAGTGGATTCTCGACCACGTTGAGGGCTCGCGCGAGCGGGCTCAGCGCGGCGAATTACTGTTCGGCACCGTGGATACCTGGCTGATTTGGAAAATGACCCAGGGACGCGTCCACGTTACCGATTACACCAACGCCTCCCGCACCATGCTGTTCAATATCCATACCCTTGAATGGGATGAGCGCATGTTGCAGGCGCTGGATATTCCGCGCGCCATGCTGCCCGAAGTGCGCGCCTCCTCGGAAATTTACGGACAAACCAATATCGGCGGTAAAGGCGGCACGCGCATTCCGATTGCCGGCATCGCCGGCGATCAGCAGGCGGCGCTGTACGGTCAGCTTTGCGTTCAGCCGGGGATGGCGAAAAATACCTACGGCACCGGCTGCTTCCTGCTGATGAACACCGGCACCGAAGCCGTGCTTTCAAAACACGGCCTGCTGACCACCATTGCCTGCGGACCGCGCGGTGAAGTCAATTACGCCCTGGAAGGTTCCGTCTTCGTCGGCGGCGCCTCCATCCAGTGGCTGCGCGATGAGCTGAAGCTGATTGGCGAATCGATGGATTCGGAATACTTCGCCACCAAAGTCAAGGATACCAACGGCGTGTATGTGGTTCCCGCCTTTACCGGGCTTGGCGCCCCCTACTGGGACCCGTATGCCCGCGGCGCGATCTTCGGCCTGACCCGCGGCGTCAACGCCAACCACATTATCCGCGCCACGCTGGAATCCATCGCCTACCAGACCCGCGACGTACTGGACGCCATGCAGGCGGACGCGGATACCCGCCTGAAGGCGCTGCGCGTCGATGGCGGCGCCGTCGCCAACAACTTCCTGATGCAATTCCAGTCCGATATTCTCGGCACCCGCGTTGAGCGCCCGGAAGTACGTGAAGTGACCGCGCTGGGCGCCGCCTTCCTGGCCGGTCTGGCGACCGGATTCTGGAACGATCTGGATGAGGTGAAAAGCAAAGCCACCATTGAACGTGAATTCCGCCCCAGTATCGAAACGGTTGAACGCAACTTCCGTTACAAAGGCTGGCAAAAAGCCGTCGCCCGCGCCCGTGAATGGGAAGAGCACGACGAGTAA